The following nucleotide sequence is from Geotrypetes seraphini chromosome 10, aGeoSer1.1, whole genome shotgun sequence.
aTGAACACAGCTCATGCTTCCCCAGTCCGGTTAACTCTGCAGGAGCTACTGGCAACAGTCTGCTGAGGTTAACCTTCAGCCCTGGCATGGAGATAAGCTTAGCCTAGTGGTTTGTCCAGGGGCCTATGTCAGTTCTATCATGGTATATTACAGTGACGATCAAACACTAACAATGAAAGTCACTTTCCAATTTCACACAAAAGAGTTCACTATGTCTGAGAGATTTCTGTAGGAAAAATATGATATGCCTGTGACATGCAGGCTGTAGCTACCATGACTGTGGTCTCTAGCAGCaggtcagtttatttatttatttattgtagtatttatataccacttatagcctaagtggttttacattcaagtactcaagcatatttccatgtcggtcccagtgggttcacaatctgtataatgtacctggggcaatggaggattgagtgatttgcccagggtcacaaggagcagtggggatttgaatccataacctcagggagctgaggctgtagctataaccatgcaccactctagaaatcaaaattagGTAAAAgcgagccaagtctaggacaatgaagccattgtgacatcactgatgaggttggctctttttggtggaaacataaggaagttcttcttcacccagagagtggtagaaaattggaacgcgctttcggagtctgttataggggaaaacaccttccagggattcaagacaaagttggacaagttcctgctaaactggaacgtacgcaggtgaggctggactcatttagagcactggtctttgacctgggggctgccgtgtgagcagactgctggacacaatggaccactggtctaacccagcagtggcaattcttgtgttcaattttctatactattctgtGAGGAGAGCTCAAAATGATTTACATGAGTtaattcaggtgctcaagcatttttccatgtctgtcccagcatgctcacaatctatctaatgtacctggagcaatggggggattaagtgatttgcccagggtcacaaggtgcagcgtgggatttgaatccataacttcaggatgctaaggctgtagctttaaccactgcaccactctagaaatcgaaatgtggtaaaagtgagccaagtctaggacaatgaagccactgtgccatcactgatgaggttggctcttattggtggaatgaggcattatgatgtcacaataccaactcTGGGTTTTATAAAGTATATTTCtgagtttatattttaataatgGGATATAATAGCATGATATTGTtttggtttatatatatatatatatatatatactttcttTGCAAGCTTTCTTGAGCTCTTTGGTACATTATGGTATAGAAAGATTATATTTTCCTGttactctttcatttttctttcctaggCCAGCCTCAGATCTCAGTGAAGAGGAAAGAGGCAGCTTTCAGGATGGCCTGGAAGTATTACATCATTGGGTTCTTCCTCCTGGTTGTCTTCTCTCTATCTGTAATATTTCAACTCAGTAATAAGAGGGTCGGTGAACGAAGTAAAGAGCTCCTGGATGCTTCTCTCATGCCAAGTAACACAAACAAGCCATGCAAAACCAAGAAGGGGAAGGGCATTTGGACAGTGAACAGCATTGGTCGCTTGGGCAACCAAATGGGACAATTTGCCACACTGTATGCCTTGGCAAAACTTAATGGTTATGAGGCCTGCATACAGCAGGAAACCTTTGACTGGTTGGCCCCAATCTTCAAGATCAGCCTACCAGTGCTACATAAAAATGTGGTTGATAAGATACCTTGGAAATACCATAACTTCCATGACTGGATGTCAGAGGATTACATGTACATTGAAGAGAAATATGTAATGATCACAGGCTACCCTTGTTCATGGACCTTCTACCACCACATCCGAGAGGAGATCCTCCGGGAGTTCACCTTCCATGACTTCATCAGAGATGAGACCAACAAGTATTTAGAGCAAGTGAAAGGGACAAGGAAGAATGCCACTTTCATTGGGGTTCACGTGCGAAGGGGGGACTAT
It contains:
- the LOC117368677 gene encoding galactoside 2-alpha-L-fucosyltransferase 2-like produces the protein MPSNTNKPCKTKKGKGIWTVNSIGRLGNQMGQFATLYALAKLNGYEACIQQETFDWLAPIFKISLPVLHKNVVDKIPWKYHNFHDWMSEDYMYIEEKYVMITGYPCSWTFYHHIREEILREFTFHDFIRDETNKYLEQVKGTRKNATFIGVHVRRGDYLNVMPNIWKGVVADKTYLEKAMSYFRNKYQEPIFVVTSNGMEWCKENIDTSRGDVHFSGDGVESSPGKDFAILAHCNHTIMTIGTFGYWASYMVGGETIYLANFTLPESEFLKVFHYDAAFLPEWKGIPADLSPLLQKLNKTN